In a single window of the Anaerocolumna cellulosilytica genome:
- a CDS encoding shikimate kinase, with the protein MNNIILIGFMGSGKTSIGTLLARKLSYDFMDTDQLIEKRAGKSIKEIFALDGEEHFRKMETDEILSMQDYLQHTVLSVGGGLPIRTGNAEILRKLGTVVFLKAHIDTLKARLAGDTKRPLLSGEEWDKKVTLLLQSREPVYENAAHLIITTDSKCFEEILDEILEKIVEPI; encoded by the coding sequence ATGAACAATATTATACTGATTGGTTTTATGGGCAGTGGAAAGACAAGCATAGGTACCTTATTGGCAAGAAAGCTTTCCTATGATTTTATGGATACAGATCAGTTAATCGAAAAAAGAGCAGGTAAAAGCATTAAGGAAATCTTTGCATTAGATGGCGAAGAGCACTTTCGTAAAATGGAGACAGATGAAATCCTTTCTATGCAGGACTATTTACAGCATACGGTTCTGTCAGTTGGCGGCGGTCTCCCCATACGGACAGGAAATGCAGAGATATTAAGGAAATTAGGCACAGTAGTTTTTTTGAAGGCTCATATAGATACCCTAAAAGCAAGGTTAGCCGGAGATACCAAAAGACCCTTGTTATCCGGTGAGGAATGGGATAAGAAAGTAACTCTACTATTGCAAAGTAGAGAACCAGTATATGAAAATGCTGCTCATCTTATAATTACTACTGATTCGAAATGCTTTGAAGAAATACTTGATGAGATACTAGAGAAAATAGTAGAACCTATTTAA
- the aroQ gene encoding type II 3-dehydroquinate dehydratase: protein MKILVINGPNINFLGIREKSIYGNQDFKYLLEILEKKATEEEITIDTYQSNVEGYIIDRLQEAYSDGTQGIIINPGAFTHYSYAIRDALASLDIPKIEVHISNVHKREEFRHISVTAPVCTGQIIGLGLQGYLLAVDALKQIVA, encoded by the coding sequence ATGAAAATATTAGTTATAAACGGGCCTAATATTAATTTTCTGGGTATCCGTGAGAAGAGCATATACGGTAATCAAGATTTTAAGTATCTCCTTGAAATTCTGGAGAAGAAGGCAACAGAAGAAGAAATTACTATTGACACCTATCAAAGTAATGTAGAGGGATATATTATAGACAGGCTTCAAGAGGCATATTCTGACGGAACGCAGGGAATAATTATTAACCCGGGAGCATTTACCCATTATAGCTACGCCATACGTGATGCATTGGCTTCTCTTGATATACCTAAAATCGAAGTACATATCTCTAATGTACATAAGAGAGAAGAATTCAGGCATATATCTGTAACTGCACCTGTGTGTACCGGGCAAATTATTGGACTGGGATTGCAAGGATATTTACTTGCAGTAGATGCACTAAAACAAATAGTAGCGTAG
- the efp gene encoding elongation factor P, giving the protein MVSAGDFRNGLTIEMDNNIYQVIEFQHVKPGKGAAFVRTKLRNIKSGGVVEKTFRPTEKCPQAHIERSDMQYLYQDGDLFHFMDINTYDQFALNEDAIGDSLKFVKENDMVKMLSHNNQVFAIEPPLFVELVITDTEPGFKGDTATGATKPAVVETGATVYVPLFVEQGDKISIDTRTGDYLKRV; this is encoded by the coding sequence ATGGTATCAGCAGGCGATTTTAGAAATGGCTTAACAATCGAAATGGACAATAATATATATCAAGTTATTGAATTCCAGCACGTAAAACCCGGTAAAGGAGCTGCGTTTGTTCGAACAAAATTAAGAAATATAAAGAGTGGCGGTGTTGTTGAAAAAACTTTTAGACCAACTGAGAAGTGTCCACAGGCTCACATCGAACGTTCTGATATGCAATACTTATATCAGGATGGAGATTTATTCCATTTTATGGATATAAATACTTATGATCAGTTTGCATTAAACGAAGATGCAATTGGTGATTCTTTGAAATTTGTAAAAGAAAACGATATGGTTAAAATGCTTTCCCATAACAATCAAGTATTTGCAATTGAACCACCTTTATTTGTGGAATTAGTTATTACAGATACAGAACCAGGCTTCAAGGGAGATACTGCTACAGGTGCAACTAAACCTGCTGTTGTTGAAACCGGTGCAACCGTTTATGTTCCTTTATTCGTAGAACAGGGCGACAAAATAAGTATTGATACCAGAACTGGTGATTATTTAAAACGAGTATAA
- a CDS encoding Y-family DNA polymerase: MEKIIFHIDVNSAFLSWEAVYRIKHLGSNQDLREMVSAVGGDVTMRHGIILAKSIPAKKYSIQTGESILEAKQKCPELILVPPNYSLYEKSSVAFMNILREYTPDVEQYSIDEAFIDMTGTECLWGAPVVVANLIKNRIRDELGFTVNIGVSSNKLLAKMASDFKKPDLVHTLFPEEIKDKMWPLPVSELFFVGRATTKKLFNLGIKTIGELANANPNILKAHLKKHGEIVWGFANGYDFSSVASETPPQKGYGNSTTIPYDVTDAKDAYIVLLALAETVSARLRKDNVKAEVIAIGIKDCDFNYMSHQTVLMNATNITKEIYKISCNLFNESWGGNPIRHLGIHTSRLKDYDFTRQMNMFDNEDYEKLEYADIMVDTIRGRYGIDSLKRAVFIKSQIDHMSGGISREKRTVDYDKLKIDNC, translated from the coding sequence ATGGAGAAAATAATTTTTCATATTGACGTTAATTCTGCATTTTTAAGTTGGGAAGCTGTCTACAGGATAAAGCATCTTGGCAGCAATCAAGATTTAAGAGAAATGGTATCAGCCGTTGGTGGGGATGTGACTATGAGACATGGTATTATATTGGCAAAATCAATACCAGCTAAAAAGTATAGCATCCAAACCGGAGAGAGCATCTTGGAGGCAAAGCAAAAATGTCCAGAGCTTATATTAGTGCCACCTAATTACAGCTTATATGAGAAATCTTCTGTTGCATTTATGAACATTCTTCGCGAATACACTCCTGACGTAGAACAGTATTCCATTGACGAGGCTTTTATCGATATGACTGGAACAGAGTGCTTGTGGGGAGCTCCTGTTGTTGTTGCTAATTTGATAAAGAATAGAATACGCGACGAATTGGGATTTACGGTTAACATCGGTGTTTCGTCAAATAAGTTACTGGCGAAGATGGCTTCTGACTTCAAAAAGCCAGACCTTGTACACACTCTTTTTCCAGAAGAGATTAAAGATAAAATGTGGCCGTTGCCAGTCAGTGAATTATTTTTTGTAGGGAGGGCAACAACCAAGAAACTTTTTAACCTTGGAATAAAAACAATTGGTGAACTGGCTAATGCAAATCCAAATATATTAAAAGCACATCTAAAAAAGCATGGGGAGATTGTATGGGGATTTGCTAATGGTTATGACTTTTCTTCCGTCGCATCGGAAACACCCCCACAAAAGGGATACGGAAATAGCACTACAATCCCATACGATGTTACGGATGCAAAGGATGCTTACATTGTCCTTTTAGCCCTAGCTGAAACAGTATCTGCTAGGTTGCGAAAAGATAATGTTAAAGCGGAGGTCATTGCTATAGGTATTAAAGATTGTGATTTTAATTACATGTCTCACCAAACTGTTTTGATGAATGCGACCAACATAACAAAGGAAATCTATAAAATCTCATGTAATCTATTTAATGAATCATGGGGTGGAAATCCTATTCGTCATCTTGGAATCCATACAAGTCGATTAAAAGATTACGATTTTACTAGGCAAATGAACATGTTTGATAATGAGGACTATGAAAAACTAGAATATGCAGATATTATGGTTGATACTATACGAGGAAGATATGGAATAGATTCATTAAAAAGGGCTGTATTTATAAAAAGTCAGATAGATCACATGTCCGGTGGAATATCAAGAGAAAAACGTACAGTGGATTATGATAAATTAAAAATAGACAACTGTTGA
- a CDS encoding SOS response-associated peptidase: MCGRYYIDDETSREIEKIIKDIDSRNSNKNYKTGEIFPTNTVPILVSQQESITPNLCIWGFPNFKNKGVIINARSETAFEKKTFRESLLSRRCIIPANGFYEWNKNKEKIFFTQRDSNIMYMAGIYNTFQEEARFVILTTAANNSISDVHDRMPLILNKDQISDWLNDSAKTQAYLNQTPTMLNRKSNYEQIGLRFN, encoded by the coding sequence ATGTGCGGTAGATATTATATAGATGATGAAACATCTAGAGAAATTGAAAAAATAATTAAAGATATCGATTCTAGAAACTCAAATAAGAATTATAAAACCGGTGAAATATTTCCTACTAATACAGTTCCTATTTTGGTATCACAACAAGAAAGTATCACTCCAAATTTGTGCATATGGGGATTTCCTAATTTTAAAAATAAGGGCGTCATCATCAACGCCAGGTCTGAAACAGCATTTGAAAAGAAGACTTTCAGGGAGAGCCTACTATCTAGACGTTGCATCATTCCCGCTAACGGTTTTTATGAGTGGAATAAGAACAAGGAAAAGATATTCTTTACACAACGAGATTCAAATATCATGTATATGGCTGGTATATATAATACTTTTCAAGAAGAAGCCCGATTCGTAATATTGACTACAGCTGCAAACAACTCTATATCGGACGTACACGATAGGATGCCGCTAATATTAAACAAAGACCAAATAAGTGACTGGCTAAATGATAGTGCTAAAACACAGGCCTACTTGAACCAAACACCCACAATGTTAAATCGAAAATCTAATTACGAACAAATCGGTCTTAGGTTTAACTAA
- a CDS encoding PQQ-binding-like beta-propeller repeat protein encodes MKLKKVLLIDLLIITAALSGCQKEMLEKQETSPAISEQSQSMEGNATEAVKKTEVTQEPENTIIPEEKPNEANMADSNEENAKNKTGELISPYPYLMETPPFAYYIAEDIKNTSTIPLKLTELLSKKNQITDEAEWFTTNNLVQNTYSVSDLYKDGGDSLPDDIPATWNDLTLTMAFYDDSYIYCTYGTDGSYGYILKVYEKDSYKEAYCIDFSNYTYSPEYKESDYNYIQQKVNGAAIKDNILYVSHSHLTYADSSNGMNAYITAIDLSDMNVLWRSEALVSNANNIVLLDDVIISGYGFTDESDYLYQIDRITGKVIAKTPLASAASYIIVKEDKLYIRTYHTDYVYQVTH; translated from the coding sequence ATGAAGTTAAAAAAAGTACTTTTAATTGATTTGTTAATAATAACCGCAGCTTTAAGTGGATGTCAAAAAGAAATGCTTGAAAAGCAAGAGACAAGTCCTGCAATATCTGAGCAGTCGCAATCCATGGAGGGTAATGCAACAGAAGCTGTTAAAAAGACGGAAGTTACACAAGAACCTGAGAATACCATAATACCTGAAGAAAAACCTAATGAAGCTAATATGGCGGATTCGAACGAAGAGAATGCAAAAAATAAAACAGGAGAATTAATTAGTCCATATCCTTACTTGATGGAAACACCTCCTTTTGCATATTACATAGCGGAAGATATAAAAAATACCTCAACTATTCCACTTAAGTTAACAGAACTATTATCTAAAAAGAATCAGATTACAGATGAAGCTGAATGGTTTACTACAAATAATCTAGTTCAAAATACGTATTCTGTGTCTGATTTATATAAGGATGGCGGTGATAGCCTTCCGGATGATATACCCGCAACATGGAATGATTTGACTTTAACCATGGCCTTTTATGATGATTCCTATATATATTGTACTTATGGAACAGATGGTTCCTATGGATATATTCTAAAAGTTTATGAAAAGGACTCCTATAAAGAGGCATACTGCATTGACTTTTCAAATTATACCTATTCACCTGAATACAAGGAAAGTGATTACAATTATATACAGCAAAAAGTAAATGGTGCTGCTATAAAAGATAATATACTGTATGTTTCCCACAGTCATCTTACCTATGCTGACAGTTCAAATGGAATGAACGCTTATATTACTGCCATAGATTTGTCTGATATGAACGTTTTATGGAGGTCAGAGGCTTTAGTCAGTAATGCTAATAATATAGTGCTTTTAGATGATGTAATAATCTCTGGATACGGTTTCACGGATGAATCAGATTATCTATACCAGATAGATAGAATTACAGGAAAGGTTATTGCTAAGACACCTTTGGCTTCTGCAGCCTCTTATATTATTGTAAAAGAAGATAAGTTATATATTAGAACATATCATACGGATTATGTATACCAGGTTACCCATTAA
- a CDS encoding ABC transporter substrate-binding protein, translated as MRKLKMNRVTSILVLGAIILVLSGCAKDEILTPAVTVAPQEQVTPDSLSKTDNNDYGEVVVQNGDRTLVFNKMPDKVITANMAATENMLLLGLKDYLVGRNVRTNPAEEPLPEIEADFYSVTEIERTHELAIANEAELMIGQISSFKEDTWGSFEMFEEKGVHCYVISGTVAEDETIENVYEDIEALGKIFKVEDRAEKLISDAKEIVAGVTAKTDGITENEKVKVFVMDSFKGNEIYTTSKGLQSNLIELAGGINVTRNMADSRWFNTSIETIVAANPDVIIFNDYGTQNIQEKIDFIKNNAALQDVPAVKNENFVIISLVQVMQDIRAASTCEFFANSFYPELFK; from the coding sequence ATGAGAAAATTAAAAATGAATCGGGTGACGAGTATTCTTGTACTAGGGGCAATCATCCTTGTTTTATCAGGCTGTGCAAAAGATGAGATTTTGACCCCTGCTGTTACGGTAGCTCCCCAGGAACAGGTTACACCAGATAGTTTATCTAAAACTGACAATAACGATTACGGTGAGGTTGTTGTACAAAATGGCGATAGAACACTGGTATTTAATAAAATGCCAGATAAGGTAATTACAGCTAACATGGCAGCAACAGAAAACATGTTGCTTCTTGGACTTAAGGATTATTTAGTGGGTAGAAATGTAAGAACGAATCCGGCAGAAGAACCGTTGCCGGAAATAGAGGCCGATTTCTACAGCGTTACTGAAATAGAACGGACGCATGAGCTGGCTATAGCAAATGAGGCCGAACTAATGATAGGTCAAATATCTTCCTTTAAAGAAGATACCTGGGGAAGCTTTGAAATGTTTGAAGAAAAAGGCGTTCACTGTTATGTTATATCAGGCACTGTTGCTGAGGATGAGACGATTGAAAATGTGTATGAAGATATCGAAGCTCTTGGGAAAATATTCAAGGTAGAAGATAGAGCAGAAAAACTGATTTCTGATGCTAAAGAAATTGTTGCAGGCGTCACCGCAAAAACCGATGGCATCACAGAAAATGAAAAAGTTAAAGTATTTGTTATGGACAGTTTTAAAGGCAATGAAATATATACAACATCCAAAGGACTTCAGAGTAACTTAATTGAGCTGGCCGGTGGAATTAATGTCACAAGAAATATGGCCGATTCAAGATGGTTTAATACCAGTATAGAAACAATCGTTGCTGCAAATCCTGACGTTATTATATTCAATGACTATGGAACGCAGAACATTCAGGAAAAAATAGACTTTATTAAAAACAATGCAGCGCTTCAGGATGTTCCTGCCGTAAAAAACGAAAATTTTGTAATAATCTCCCTGGTTCAGGTCATGCAGGATATCAGAGCCGCAAGCACCTGTGAATTTTTTGCAAATAGCTTCTATCCAGAACTATTTAAATAA
- a CDS encoding FecCD family ABC transporter permease, giving the protein MRKRIIVLIALLVLSVVATISIGSANVAISKVYTVLIDAIFKYKSNLGELYTTSDFQIIWNIRLPRVLMGLIVGAGLSICGMAMQALLLNPIADPYILGVSSGASAGASLALLFPIGILAGGYQVTAFAMIGALTSSLLVYSMARIGSGGRIQPVSMLLSGMAVNAMMSAMTSFFIFIAKSNEGIAAVYNWQMGSIASAQWKTLLLPMLAVVIAGIVFIIKSQSFHLLMAGEDEANALGLNVSRFRVTMTLFIAFVIATLVSVTGIVGFVGLIIPHVTRMLCKSNNSKTVFIYCSILGGMFVMWADAAARGLFGAAEVPLGIITAFIGGPFFLYLMIMKNKKGRE; this is encoded by the coding sequence ATGAGAAAAAGAATAATTGTACTAATTGCTTTACTGGTATTGTCAGTTGTTGCCACCATAAGCATTGGTTCCGCCAATGTAGCAATCAGTAAAGTATATACTGTACTTATTGATGCTATTTTTAAGTATAAAAGCAATTTGGGTGAATTATATACTACCTCTGATTTTCAGATTATATGGAACATACGGCTGCCTCGTGTGCTGATGGGGCTTATTGTTGGCGCAGGTTTATCTATCTGCGGCATGGCAATGCAGGCTTTGTTATTAAACCCCATAGCAGACCCCTATATACTTGGTGTATCCAGTGGTGCTTCTGCCGGAGCTTCTCTGGCACTTTTATTCCCGATAGGTATTCTGGCAGGAGGTTATCAGGTTACCGCTTTTGCTATGATTGGTGCTTTAACTTCCTCTCTGTTAGTGTACAGTATGGCTAGAATAGGAAGCGGCGGCAGAATACAGCCAGTATCAATGCTTTTATCCGGAATGGCAGTAAATGCCATGATGTCTGCAATGACCAGTTTCTTCATATTTATAGCGAAAAGTAATGAAGGAATAGCTGCTGTTTATAATTGGCAGATGGGAAGCATTGCATCAGCTCAGTGGAAAACGTTACTCTTGCCCATGTTAGCAGTAGTAATAGCTGGAATTGTCTTTATTATAAAAAGTCAAAGCTTTCATCTGCTTATGGCAGGAGAGGATGAAGCGAATGCACTTGGACTAAATGTCAGTCGATTCCGGGTAACCATGACCCTATTTATAGCCTTCGTGATAGCCACTCTAGTTTCTGTAACCGGAATTGTAGGTTTTGTTGGGCTAATTATACCGCATGTGACAAGAATGCTGTGTAAATCCAATAATAGTAAAACTGTGTTTATTTACTGTAGTATTCTTGGCGGAATGTTTGTAATGTGGGCGGATGCGGCTGCAAGAGGACTTTTTGGTGCTGCTGAGGTTCCCCTTGGAATTATAACTGCATTTATCGGCGGTCCCTTCTTCTTGTATTTGATGATAATGAAAAATAAGAAAGGCAGGGAATAG
- a CDS encoding ABC transporter ATP-binding protein: MSIQFRDIEVKIGNKDILKKVSLKAEDNKITGIIGPNGSGKSTLIKTFFSLLPHHHGEIFLDDHNVKAMSSKEIARNVAYIGQDSNSMFDFTVEEIIKMGRFPHDSTTRNIKDIVYDALDTLKINEFAKRSIRTLSGGERKLVYLARSIAQNTDSIILDEPTNHLDIKHQYMIMNYLKSCNKTILVVIHDINLALRFCDKIYMMKEGTVYQSGSVHEVFTEQNIKSVFEVDGVINRDSKNNIFFTVEK, translated from the coding sequence ATGTCTATTCAGTTTAGAGATATAGAGGTTAAAATTGGGAATAAGGATATTCTTAAAAAGGTTTCACTTAAAGCAGAGGACAACAAGATAACAGGCATTATTGGACCAAATGGAAGCGGAAAGTCTACTCTGATAAAAACTTTCTTTTCTCTTCTTCCACATCACCATGGAGAAATTTTCTTAGATGATCATAACGTAAAGGCTATGTCTTCTAAGGAGATTGCCAGAAATGTAGCTTATATCGGCCAGGATAGTAATAGTATGTTTGACTTTACGGTAGAAGAGATTATAAAGATGGGCAGATTTCCCCATGATAGCACAACTAGAAATATTAAAGATATCGTATATGACGCTCTTGACACTCTTAAAATAAATGAATTTGCTAAAAGGAGTATACGTACATTGTCTGGAGGAGAGCGAAAATTAGTTTATTTGGCCCGTTCTATCGCTCAGAATACGGATAGTATTATACTGGATGAACCCACAAACCATCTTGATATTAAGCATCAGTATATGATAATGAATTATCTTAAGAGTTGCAACAAAACAATATTAGTTGTTATACATGATATAAATCTGGCGTTAAGATTTTGCGATAAGATATATATGATGAAGGAGGGAACTGTCTATCAAAGTGGTTCCGTACATGAAGTCTTTACCGAGCAAAATATCAAAAGTGTTTTTGAGGTAGATGGAGTAATAAATAGAGATAGTAAAAATAATATATTTTTTACGGTAGAGAAATAA
- the pepT gene encoding peptidase T, whose amino-acid sequence MQKVIERFLKYVKVDTQSLDDMEQVPSTEKQKNLAAILVEELIEIGAADVKMDDHCYVYATIPATTDKKLPVLGLIAHMDTSNAISGENVKPQIIQNYDGKSIVLNKELSIFLDPSEHPSLINYIGQDLIVTDGTTLLGADDKAGVAEIMTLAEYLLNHPEIKHGTIKIGFTPDEEVGRGVDFFDVEGFGADFAYTVDGGELGEIEYENFNAAGGKVEIQGKSIHPGSAKDKMLNALLLAMEFQSMLPVQQNPMYTENYEGFFMLSNLEGGVDFAKASYIIRDHDKVKFEEKKARFLKIGDYLNDKYGEGTFTVTVKDSYYNMKEKIEPHIHLIDNAKLAMEELGVTPIVVPIRGGTDGARLSYMGLPCPNLCTGGHNYHGRYEYISIQSMEKVVEILLKLVESYSK is encoded by the coding sequence ATGCAAAAAGTGATAGAAAGATTTTTAAAGTATGTCAAAGTGGATACGCAGTCCTTAGATGATATGGAACAAGTACCCAGCACAGAAAAACAAAAGAATTTGGCAGCAATTCTAGTAGAAGAGTTAATAGAAATCGGTGCGGCAGATGTTAAAATGGATGACCATTGCTATGTCTATGCCACCATTCCTGCCACTACCGATAAAAAGCTGCCTGTACTTGGCTTAATTGCACACATGGACACCTCCAATGCTATCAGCGGTGAGAATGTGAAACCTCAGATTATTCAAAACTATGACGGGAAATCGATTGTTCTCAATAAAGAATTAAGCATCTTCTTAGACCCGTCAGAACATCCCTCTCTTATAAACTATATAGGGCAGGATTTAATTGTAACAGATGGTACGACCCTATTAGGAGCGGATGATAAAGCAGGTGTAGCTGAAATTATGACGCTAGCAGAGTACTTATTGAACCATCCTGAAATTAAACATGGTACCATTAAGATTGGCTTTACACCGGACGAAGAAGTGGGAAGAGGTGTTGATTTCTTCGATGTAGAAGGTTTTGGTGCTGATTTTGCTTATACAGTTGACGGTGGCGAATTAGGTGAAATCGAATATGAGAATTTTAATGCGGCAGGCGGAAAAGTAGAGATACAAGGTAAAAGTATTCATCCCGGTTCTGCAAAGGATAAGATGTTAAATGCTCTTTTACTTGCCATGGAATTTCAGTCCATGCTTCCGGTACAGCAAAACCCTATGTATACAGAGAATTATGAGGGCTTCTTTATGCTTTCTAATTTGGAAGGCGGTGTAGACTTCGCTAAAGCTTCTTATATCATCAGAGACCATGATAAAGTAAAATTCGAAGAAAAGAAAGCACGTTTTCTAAAAATAGGAGATTATCTGAATGATAAATACGGGGAAGGTACCTTTACAGTTACCGTTAAAGACTCCTATTATAATATGAAGGAAAAAATTGAACCGCATATCCATTTAATTGATAATGCCAAACTTGCCATGGAGGAACTAGGTGTAACCCCTATAGTAGTACCTATCCGTGGAGGTACTGACGGAGCCAGATTGTCTTATATGGGTCTGCCTTGCCCCAACCTTTGTACCGGCGGCCATAATTATCATGGAAGATATGAATATATTTCCATTCAGTCTATGGAGAAAGTTGTTGAGATTTTACTTAAGCTGGTTGAGTCATATTCAAAATAA
- the ilvD gene encoding dihydroxy-acid dehydratase: MKSDSVKSGVQQAPHRSLLNALGLTKEELRKPMVGIVSSYNEIVPGHMNLDKIVEAVKLGVAMAGGTPIVFPAIAVCDGIAMGHTGMKYSLVTRDLIADSTEAMAMAHAFDALVMVPNCDKNVPGLLMAAARVNIPTIFVSGGPMLAGKVKGEKTSLSSMFEAVGAYSAGKLSEEEVEEYACKTCPTAGSCSGMYTANSMNCLTEVLGMGLKGNGTIPAVYSERIRLAKHAGMKIMELYENDIKPRDIMTDKAFLNALTVDMALGCSTNSMLHLPAIAHEAGIELNVDIANDISAKTPNLCHLAPAGRTYMEDLNEAGGVYAVMNELNKKNLIYTELITATGKTVGENIEGCINLDSEVIRPIDNPYSETGGIAILKGNLAPDSAVVKRSAVAPEMMKHEGPARVFDCEDDAIEAIKGGKIVSGDVVVIRYEGPKGGPGMREMLNPTSAIMGMGLGSTVALITDGRFSGASRGASIGHVSPEAAVGGNIALIEEGDIIKIDIMANTLDFVVSEEELNARRAKWKPREPKITTGYLARYASMVTSGNRGAILEVPK, translated from the coding sequence ATGAAAAGTGATTCTGTTAAATCAGGTGTACAGCAAGCTCCGCACAGGTCTCTCTTAAATGCGCTGGGACTAACCAAAGAAGAGCTTCGCAAGCCTATGGTAGGTATTGTAAGTTCCTATAATGAAATTGTACCCGGACACATGAACCTGGATAAAATTGTTGAGGCAGTAAAATTAGGTGTTGCTATGGCAGGGGGTACTCCCATTGTCTTTCCGGCAATCGCTGTGTGTGATGGTATTGCCATGGGACATACGGGCATGAAATATTCATTAGTCACCAGAGATTTAATTGCAGATTCTACCGAAGCTATGGCTATGGCACATGCTTTTGATGCACTTGTTATGGTGCCAAACTGTGACAAAAATGTTCCGGGACTATTAATGGCAGCCGCCAGAGTGAATATTCCTACTATATTTGTTAGTGGTGGTCCCATGCTTGCCGGCAAGGTTAAAGGAGAAAAGACCAGCCTATCCAGCATGTTTGAAGCGGTAGGTGCTTACAGTGCTGGAAAGTTATCAGAAGAAGAAGTGGAGGAATATGCTTGTAAGACATGTCCTACCGCAGGTTCCTGCTCGGGTATGTATACCGCTAATAGTATGAACTGCCTGACAGAAGTGCTGGGTATGGGGTTAAAAGGTAACGGAACCATTCCTGCGGTATATTCCGAAAGAATACGCTTGGCAAAACACGCCGGGATGAAAATTATGGAATTATACGAAAATGATATTAAACCAAGGGATATTATGACAGATAAAGCGTTTTTGAATGCTCTCACGGTAGATATGGCGCTAGGTTGTTCCACAAATAGTATGCTCCATCTTCCGGCTATTGCTCATGAAGCCGGTATTGAACTTAATGTAGATATAGCAAATGATATTAGTGCAAAGACCCCGAATCTGTGTCATCTTGCACCTGCCGGTAGAACATATATGGAAGATTTGAATGAAGCCGGTGGAGTATATGCGGTTATGAACGAATTAAATAAGAAGAATCTTATATATACAGAACTGATTACTGCTACTGGAAAAACAGTAGGAGAAAATATTGAAGGCTGTATCAATCTCGACTCTGAAGTTATCAGACCTATTGACAATCCTTATAGTGAAACTGGCGGTATTGCCATATTAAAGGGTAATCTTGCACCGGATTCGGCAGTTGTAAAGCGCTCTGCCGTAGCACCAGAAATGATGAAACATGAAGGACCGGCAAGGGTATTTGATTGTGAGGATGATGCCATAGAAGCAATAAAAGGTGGTAAGATTGTTTCTGGCGATGTTGTAGTTATACGCTACGAAGGCCCCAAAGGTGGTCCGGGTATGAGGGAAATGTTAAATCCTACTTCTGCCATAATGGGTATGGGCTTGGGTTCAACCGTTGCATTAATTACAGACGGACGTTTTTCCGGTGCCTCCAGAGGTGCTTCAATCGGACATGTATCACCGGAAGCCGCAGTAGGCGGCAATATTGCTTTAATTGAAGAAGGTGATATAATTAAGATTGATATTATGGCAAATACTCTTGATTTTGTCGTTTCAGAAGAAGAACTTAACGCCAGAAGGGCAAAATGGAAACCAAGGGAACCTAAGATTACAACAGGCTATCTGGCTCGTTATGCATCCATGGTTACCTCTGGAAATCGTGGTGCTATACTAGAGGTACCAAAATAA